The following coding sequences lie in one Schistosoma mansoni strain Puerto Rico chromosome 3, complete genome genomic window:
- a CDS encoding uroporphyrinogen-III synthase: MYVVLLKSAGENATSISDDPYVQILKNSGFTVDLLETLDFEYNISNLAEYKNWRNNHSCIIFSSPRSVIACVKAGLTGNENDLCFVVGPSTELQAKKAGFLPKGAESGDAEKLASFILKHFASKLDKPIFFPCGQVHRDTLPKVLENEGKKVNIITAYSSVENTQLHEKLRLNLCEGNPIPECLVFFSPSGVSLTENILLTEIKPHRPNIKLVAMGRATATRLKELGLTVSAVASSPKPESLLTALKQLK; encoded by the exons ATGTATGTAGTTCTCCTTAAATCGGCTGGTGAAAATGCTACTAGCATCAGTGATGACCCTTACGTACAG ATATTAAAAAATTCAGGTTTCACTGTAGACTTGCTGGAAACTCTAGATTTCGAGTATAACATATCAAATCTAGCGGAATACAAAAATTGGAGGAACAATCACAGTTGCATTATTTTTAGTAGCCCACGTTCCGTAATCGCTTGTGTTAAAGCTGGACTAACAG GCAATGAAAATGACCTTTGTTTCGTTGTTGGTCCTAGCACTGAGTTACAAG CTAAAAAGGCTGGATTTTTGCCTAAGGGAGCGGAATCTGGTGATGCCGAGAAGCTCgcaagttttattttgaaacacTTTGCCTCAA AACTGGATAAACCTATATTTTTTCCATGTGGGCAAGTACACCGCGACACACTACCGAAAGTTTTGGAAAATGAAG GAAAAAAAGTAAATATCATTACGGCTTATTCCTCTGTGGAAAATACTCAACTTCATGAAAAGTTGCGATTGAATTTATGT GAAGGAAATCCTATTCCTGAATGCTTAGTATTTTTCAGTCCTTCTGGCGTTTCATTGactgaaaatatattattaactGAAATTAAACCACATCGACCAAATATTAAA TTAGTTGCTATGGGACGCGCAACAGCAACAAGATTGAAAGAATTAGGTTTGACCGTTTCGGCGGTCGCCTCATCACCTAAACCGGAAAGTCTACTAACAGCATTAAAGCAGTTAAAATGA